The following are encoded together in the Pectobacterium punjabense genome:
- the rplM gene encoding 50S ribosomal protein L13, translating into MKTFTAKPETVKRDWYVVDANGKTLGRLATELARRLRGKHKAEYTPHVDTGDYIIVLNADKVAVTGNKRTDKIYYHHTGHIGGIKQATFEEMIARRPERVIEIAVKGMLPKGPLGRAMFRKLKVYAGTEHNHAAQQPQVLDI; encoded by the coding sequence ATGAAAACTTTTACAGCTAAACCAGAGACCGTAAAACGTGACTGGTACGTTGTTGATGCGAACGGTAAAACTTTAGGCCGTCTCGCTACTGAACTGGCTCGTCGTCTGCGCGGCAAGCATAAAGCGGAATACACCCCGCACGTTGATACGGGTGATTACATCATCGTTCTGAACGCTGACAAAGTTGCTGTAACTGGCAACAAGCGTACTGACAAGATTTATTATCATCACACCGGTCACATCGGTGGTATTAAACAAGCGACCTTTGAAGAGATGATTGCCCGCCGTCCTGAGCGTGTGATTGAAATCGCGGTTAAAGGCATGCTGCCGAAGGGCCCGTTGGGTCGTGCTATGTTCCGTAAACTGAAAGTTTACGCGGGCACCGAGCACAATCACGCGGCACAGCAACCGCAAGTTCTGGACATTTAA
- the rpsI gene encoding 30S ribosomal protein S9: protein MAENQYYGTGRRKSSAARVFIKPGNGNIVINQRSLEQYFGRETARMVVRQPLELVDMVGKLDLYITVKGGGISGQAGAIRHGITRALMEYDESLRGELRKAGFVTRDARQVERKKVGLRKARRRPQFSKR from the coding sequence ATGGCTGAAAATCAATACTACGGCACTGGTCGCCGCAAAAGCTCCGCCGCTCGCGTGTTCATCAAACCGGGCAACGGTAACATCGTTATCAACCAGCGTAGTCTGGAACAGTACTTCGGTCGCGAAACTGCCCGCATGGTAGTTCGTCAGCCGCTTGAACTGGTCGACATGGTTGGGAAATTAGATCTGTACATCACCGTTAAAGGTGGTGGTATCTCTGGTCAGGCTGGTGCGATCCGTCACGGTATCACCCGCGCTCTGATGGAGTATGATGAGTCTCTGCGTGGCGAACTGCGTAAAGCAGGTTTCGTTACCCGTGATGCTCGTCAGGTTGAACGTAAGAAAGTCGGCCTGCGTAAAGCACGTCGTCGTCCTCAGTTCTCCAAGCGTTAA
- the sspA gene encoding stringent starvation protein SspA, whose amino-acid sequence MAVAANKRSVMTLFSGPSDIFSHQVRIVLAEKGVSVEIEQVDMDNLPQDLIDLNPYGSVPTLVDRELTLYESRIIMEYLDERFPHPPLMPVYPVARGNSRLMMHRIESDWYSLLKKITHGSAQEADAARKQLREELLAIAPVFNEAPYFMSEEFSLVDCYLAPLLWRLPQLGIELSGSGAKELKGYMTRVFERDAFLASLTEVEREMRLQTRG is encoded by the coding sequence ATGGCTGTCGCTGCCAACAAACGTTCGGTAATGACGCTGTTTTCTGGTCCATCCGACATTTTTAGCCATCAGGTCCGCATCGTATTGGCGGAAAAGGGTGTGAGTGTCGAGATTGAACAGGTGGACATGGATAATCTGCCTCAGGATCTTATTGACCTCAATCCTTATGGTTCTGTGCCGACGTTGGTCGATCGCGAACTGACGCTCTATGAATCACGTATTATCATGGAGTATCTGGATGAACGTTTTCCTCATCCGCCGTTAATGCCTGTCTATCCGGTTGCGCGCGGTAACAGCCGCCTGATGATGCACCGCATTGAGAGCGACTGGTATTCTTTGCTGAAGAAAATTACGCACGGTAGCGCTCAGGAAGCGGATGCGGCACGTAAGCAATTGCGTGAAGAGTTGCTGGCCATTGCCCCGGTGTTCAATGAAGCGCCTTATTTCATGAGCGAAGAGTTCAGCCTGGTGGATTGCTATCTGGCTCCACTGCTGTGGCGTCTGCCGCAGTTAGGTATTGAACTGAGTGGTTCGGGCGCGAAAGAGCTGAAGGGCTACATGACACGCGTCTTTGAGCGTGATGCGTTCCTGGCTTCCCTGACGGAAGTGGAACGTGAAATGCGTTTGCAAACCCGAGGTTAA
- the sspB gene encoding ClpXP protease specificity-enhancing factor: MALSQLSPRRPYLLRAFYDWLLDNQLTPHLVVDVTLPDVMVPMEFARDGQIVLNIAPRAVGGLELADDSVRFNARFGGVPRQVYVPMAAVMAIYARENGAGTMFESEPAYEAAGEYEDFQEGAPSSGAVMSIVDSSPDSEAPEDGSGSDDEPPQPPKGGRPSLRVVK; this comes from the coding sequence ATGGCGTTGTCTCAACTGTCTCCGCGTCGTCCGTATTTATTACGCGCCTTTTATGATTGGTTGCTGGATAACCAATTAACGCCTCATCTGGTAGTCGATGTCACTCTGCCAGATGTTATGGTGCCGATGGAGTTCGCCCGTGACGGCCAGATTGTGCTGAATATCGCACCACGTGCTGTTGGCGGCCTTGAGTTAGCTGATGACAGCGTTCGTTTCAATGCTCGTTTTGGCGGCGTACCGCGCCAGGTTTATGTGCCGATGGCGGCCGTAATGGCGATTTATGCCCGTGAGAATGGGGCTGGAACGATGTTTGAGTCCGAACCTGCTTACGAAGCCGCTGGCGAGTATGAGGACTTTCAGGAAGGTGCACCTTCTTCAGGGGCAGTCATGTCGATTGTCGATAGCTCGCCTGATTCTGAAGCACCTGAAGATGGCTCGGGTTCTGATGACGAACCGCCACAGCCGCCTAAAGGTGGCAGACCCTCGCTACGGGTCGTGAAGTAA
- a CDS encoding (S)-acetoin forming diacetyl reductase yields MTTEVALVTGAGQGIGRAIALRLAKDGFAVAIVDYNQETARSVAQEIEKSGGQAIALQADVADREAVFTAVAETKKRFGDFNVIVNNAGVAPSTLIEDITPEVIDRVYNINVKGVIWGIQAALDAFKSLGHGGKIINACSQAGHVGNPELAVYSSSKFAVRGLTQTAARDLAPLGITVNGYCPGIVKTPMWDEIDRKISESAGKPRGYATEEFAKRITLGRLSEPEDVAACVSYLASHDSDYMTGQSLLIDGGMVFN; encoded by the coding sequence ATGACAACCGAAGTGGCACTTGTAACAGGGGCTGGTCAGGGAATTGGCCGCGCGATTGCTCTCAGATTGGCGAAGGACGGGTTTGCCGTCGCCATTGTGGACTATAACCAAGAAACTGCGCGTAGTGTGGCGCAGGAAATCGAAAAATCCGGCGGACAAGCCATCGCATTACAGGCCGACGTCGCAGATCGTGAGGCAGTGTTCACTGCCGTCGCAGAAACCAAAAAACGCTTTGGTGACTTTAACGTCATCGTCAATAACGCCGGTGTTGCTCCCTCAACCCTGATTGAAGATATCACGCCAGAAGTCATCGATCGCGTTTACAACATCAACGTCAAAGGCGTTATCTGGGGTATTCAGGCGGCTCTCGATGCCTTCAAATCTCTGGGGCACGGAGGCAAAATCATCAATGCCTGTTCACAGGCTGGACACGTGGGCAATCCTGAACTCGCCGTCTATAGTTCGAGTAAATTCGCGGTTCGGGGATTAACGCAAACTGCCGCACGAGATTTAGCGCCACTGGGCATCACGGTCAATGGCTACTGTCCGGGTATTGTAAAAACGCCGATGTGGGATGAAATCGATCGGAAGATCTCTGAGTCAGCAGGGAAACCGCGTGGATATGCAACGGAAGAGTTTGCCAAGCGCATCACACTGGGTCGCCTGTCCGAGCCGGAAGATGTCGCCGCATGCGTCTCCTATCTGGCCAGCCACGATTCTGACTATATGACAGGACAGTCGTTACTCATTGATGGCGGAATGGTGTTCAATTAA
- a CDS encoding GFA family protein has product MHQGRCLCGGVTISTTHSVSDVAACHCGMCQTWGGGPLMAVECTDPAIEIEGEENITVWQSSEWAERGFCRICGTHLFYRLRGGDVYHIPAGFFADETDKTLISQIYIDKKPGYYSFVEKTPTLTEQDIIALYAGKD; this is encoded by the coding sequence ATGCATCAAGGTCGTTGTTTATGTGGCGGCGTAACGATTTCCACGACGCATTCGGTCAGTGACGTTGCTGCCTGCCATTGTGGAATGTGCCAGACGTGGGGCGGTGGGCCGCTCATGGCAGTTGAATGTACCGATCCGGCGATTGAGATAGAAGGCGAGGAGAACATTACGGTCTGGCAGTCATCGGAATGGGCTGAGCGCGGTTTTTGCCGCATATGTGGAACACATCTGTTCTACCGACTGCGCGGTGGTGATGTCTACCATATTCCGGCAGGTTTTTTTGCTGATGAGACGGATAAAACGCTGATATCGCAGATTTATATTGATAAGAAACCGGGCTATTACTCATTTGTCGAGAAGACGCCAACGCTGACTGAGCAGGATATTATCGCGCTTTATGCAGGTAAAGATTGA
- a CDS encoding glutamate synthase small subunit → MSQNVYQFIDLQRVDPPKKPLKIRKIEFVEIYEPFSESQSKAQADRCLSCGNPYCEWKCPVHNYIPNWLKLANEGRIIEAAELSHQTNSLPEVCGRVCPQDRLCEGSCTLNDEFGAVTIGNIERYINDKAIEMGWKPSVANVKPTGKRVAIIGAGPAGLACADVLARSGVQAVVFDRHPEIGGLLTFGIPSFKLEKEVMVKRREIFTEMGIEFRLNTEVGKDVQMKALLDEYDAVFLGVGTYQSMRGGLDNEDAQGVYDALPFLIANTKQLMGFEAAADEPYVSMQGKRVVVLGGGDTAMDCVRTSIRQGSTHVTCAYRRDEENMPGSKREVKNAREEGVEFKFNLQPLSVEINGAGKVCGVKMARTALGAPDANGRRRPEIVEGSEHVLEADAVIMAFGFRPHKMAWLAEHDVKLDDQGRIVAPESCDNAFQTSNPKIFAGGDAVRGSDLVVTAIAEGRKAADGIMNYLEV, encoded by the coding sequence ATGAGTCAGAATGTTTACCAGTTTATCGACTTACAGCGCGTTGATCCGCCCAAGAAACCGCTGAAGATTCGTAAAATTGAATTTGTTGAAATCTACGAGCCGTTCTCAGAAAGCCAGTCCAAAGCACAGGCAGATCGCTGCCTGTCATGCGGAAACCCTTACTGTGAATGGAAATGTCCGGTACACAACTACATCCCGAACTGGCTGAAGCTGGCGAACGAAGGCCGCATTATCGAAGCGGCTGAGTTATCGCACCAGACTAACAGTCTGCCGGAAGTCTGCGGCCGCGTATGCCCGCAGGATCGTCTGTGTGAAGGGTCTTGTACGCTGAATGATGAGTTCGGCGCGGTCACCATCGGCAACATCGAACGTTATATCAATGATAAAGCGATCGAAATGGGCTGGAAGCCGAGCGTTGCCAACGTCAAACCGACCGGTAAACGCGTCGCTATCATCGGCGCTGGCCCTGCTGGGCTGGCCTGTGCCGATGTGCTAGCACGCAGTGGCGTACAGGCCGTGGTTTTCGATCGTCACCCTGAGATCGGTGGCCTGCTGACCTTCGGTATCCCCTCTTTCAAGCTGGAAAAAGAGGTAATGGTGAAACGTCGTGAGATTTTCACCGAGATGGGCATCGAATTCCGTCTGAACACCGAAGTCGGCAAAGACGTGCAGATGAAAGCGCTGCTGGACGAGTACGATGCCGTCTTCCTCGGCGTCGGCACCTATCAGTCTATGCGTGGCGGATTGGACAATGAAGACGCTCAGGGTGTCTACGATGCTCTGCCATTCCTGATCGCCAATACCAAGCAACTGATGGGCTTTGAAGCCGCAGCAGACGAACCTTACGTCAGCATGCAAGGTAAACGCGTTGTGGTGCTGGGAGGTGGTGACACCGCAATGGACTGCGTGCGTACCTCGATTCGTCAGGGTTCAACGCACGTTACCTGTGCTTATCGTCGCGATGAAGAGAACATGCCGGGTTCCAAACGCGAAGTGAAAAACGCGCGTGAAGAAGGCGTCGAGTTCAAATTCAACCTGCAACCGTTAAGCGTCGAGATCAACGGCGCTGGCAAAGTGTGCGGCGTGAAAATGGCGCGTACCGCACTGGGTGCGCCGGATGCCAACGGACGTCGTCGTCCTGAAATTGTAGAGGGTTCCGAGCACGTACTGGAAGCCGATGCGGTCATCATGGCGTTTGGTTTCCGTCCGCACAAAATGGCGTGGCTGGCAGAACATGACGTCAAGCTGGACGACCAAGGTCGCATTGTCGCACCGGAAAGCTGCGATAACGCCTTCCAGACCAGCAACCCGAAAATTTTTGCGGGCGGCGATGCAGTACGCGGTTCCGATCTGGTGGTTACCGCCATCGCAGAAGGCCGTAAAGCCGCTGACGGCATCATGAACTATCTGGAAGTGTAA
- the gltB gene encoding glutamate synthase large subunit has product MLYDASQERDNCGFGLIAHIEGEPSHKVVRTAIHALARMQHRGAILADGKTGDGCGLLLQKPDRFFRLVAEEHGWRLAKNYAVGMMFLNQDEDLARATRRIVEEELQNETLSVLGWREVPTNPDVLGEIALSSMPRIEQIFVNAPAGWRQRDMERRLFMARRRIEKRIEDKEFYVCSFSNLVTIYKGLCMPADLPRFYLDLADLRMESAICLFHQRFSTNTVPRWPLAQPFRYLAHNGEINTIAGNRQWARARAYKFKTPLIPDLQDAAPFVNETGSDSSSLDNMLELFLSGGMDIIRAMRLLVPPAWQNNPDMDPELRSFFDFNSMHMEPWDGPAGIVMSDGRYAACNLDRNGLRPARYVITKDKLITCASEVGIWDYQPDEVVEKGRVGPGELMVIDTRSGRILHSAETDNDLKSRHPYKEWMEKNVKRLVPFEELPDDQVGSREFDNELLETYQKQYGYSSEELDQVIRVLGENGQEATGSMGDDTPFAVLSSRPRIIYDYFRQQFAQVTNPPIDPLREAHVMSLATSIGREMNVFCEAEGQAHRLSFKSPILLYSDFTQLTSQDELHYRADTLDLTFDPSQQTLQQTIEKLCDEAESKVRDGAVLLVLSDRGISESRLPVPAPMAVGAVQRRLVEKSLRCDANIIVETASARDPHHFAVLLGFGATAIYPYLAYETLARMVDNHTIDKPYRAVMLNYRNGINKGLYKIMSKMGISTIASYRCSKLFEAVGLHKDVSTQCFLGVVSRIGGANYSDFEQDLLNLSKRAWLKRKTLEQGGLLKFVHGGEYHAYNPDVVTTLQTAVKTGEYSDYEQYAKLVNERPAATLRDLLALKPQEGAAIAIDSVEPASEMFKRFDTAAMSIGALSPEAHESLAEAMNGLGGFSNSGEGGEDPARYGTNKVSRIKQVASGRFGVTPAYLVNADVIQIKVAQGAKPGEGGQLPGDKVTPYIARLRYSVPGVTLISPPPHHDIYSIEDLAQLIFDLKQVNPKAMISVKLVSEPGVGTIATGVAKAYADLITIAGYDGGTGASPLSSVKYAGCPWELGLVETQQALVSNGLRHKIRLQVDGGLKTGLDIVKAAILGAESFGFGTGPMVALGCKYLRICHLNNCATGVATQDEKLRRDHYHGLPERVTNYFHFIAHETRVLMAELGVSRLVDLIGRTDLLVELDGFSAKQNKLDLSPLLHAAQPQPGKALYCTESNLSFDKGLLNKELLAQAQSHIDAKQGKALYFDIRNTDRSVGATLSGAIAEKHGDQGLAGDPIKAHFSGTAGQSFGVWNAGGVELKLTGDANDYVGKGMAGGSISVRPPVGSAFRSHEASIIGNTCLYGATGGKLFAAGRAGERFAVRNSGCITVVEGIGDNGCEYMTGGIVCVLGRTGVNFGAGMTGGFAYVLDEDGEFRKRVNPELVEVLDVEELAIHEEHLRGLITEHVQNTGSHRGEEILANWPTWAPKFALVKPKSSDVKALLGHRSRSAAELRVQAQ; this is encoded by the coding sequence ATGTTGTACGATGCATCCCAAGAGAGAGATAACTGTGGTTTCGGACTAATCGCCCATATAGAAGGTGAGCCGAGCCATAAAGTAGTGCGTACCGCTATTCACGCACTTGCACGCATGCAGCACCGTGGCGCAATCCTTGCTGACGGCAAGACTGGCGACGGCTGCGGTTTGTTACTTCAGAAGCCCGATCGTTTCTTTCGCCTGGTGGCAGAAGAGCACGGCTGGCGTTTAGCCAAAAACTACGCCGTTGGCATGATGTTTCTCAATCAAGACGAAGATCTGGCTCGTGCCACACGTCGGATTGTAGAAGAAGAGTTGCAGAACGAAACGCTGTCGGTACTGGGCTGGCGTGAAGTTCCGACCAACCCGGATGTCCTGGGTGAAATAGCCCTGTCATCCATGCCACGTATTGAGCAAATTTTCGTTAACGCCCCGGCAGGCTGGCGTCAACGTGATATGGAACGCCGCCTGTTCATGGCGCGTCGTCGTATCGAAAAGCGTATCGAAGACAAAGAGTTCTACGTTTGTAGTTTCTCCAATCTGGTGACGATCTATAAAGGTCTGTGCATGCCAGCAGATCTGCCACGCTTCTACCTCGATCTGGCCGATCTGCGTATGGAATCAGCAATTTGCTTGTTCCACCAGCGCTTCTCAACCAACACCGTGCCGCGCTGGCCGCTGGCGCAGCCATTCCGCTATCTGGCGCACAACGGTGAGATCAACACCATCGCCGGTAACCGTCAATGGGCGCGCGCACGTGCTTACAAATTCAAAACCCCGTTGATTCCAGATTTGCAGGATGCCGCGCCGTTCGTTAACGAAACCGGCTCCGACTCCAGCTCGCTGGACAACATGCTAGAACTGTTCCTGAGCGGCGGGATGGATATCATCCGCGCCATGCGCCTGCTGGTTCCACCAGCCTGGCAGAACAACCCGGACATGGACCCTGAGCTGCGCTCATTCTTCGACTTTAACTCCATGCACATGGAACCGTGGGATGGCCCAGCCGGTATCGTGATGTCCGACGGGCGCTATGCCGCCTGTAACCTGGATCGTAATGGCCTGCGTCCCGCACGCTATGTCATCACCAAAGACAAGTTGATCACCTGCGCGTCTGAAGTGGGTATCTGGGATTATCAGCCGGATGAGGTAGTTGAAAAAGGACGCGTTGGTCCAGGCGAACTGATGGTGATCGACACTCGCAGCGGCCGCATTCTGCACTCTGCCGAAACCGATAACGATCTGAAAAGCCGCCATCCTTATAAAGAGTGGATGGAGAAAAACGTTAAGCGTCTGGTGCCGTTTGAAGAGTTGCCAGACGATCAGGTCGGTAGCCGTGAATTCGACAACGAGCTGCTGGAAACCTACCAGAAACAGTACGGCTACAGCAGCGAAGAGCTGGATCAGGTTATCCGCGTGCTGGGTGAAAATGGTCAGGAAGCGACCGGTTCCATGGGTGACGACACGCCGTTCGCCGTGCTGTCGAGCCGTCCACGCATTATTTATGACTACTTCCGTCAGCAGTTCGCGCAGGTCACCAACCCGCCGATCGATCCGCTACGCGAAGCACATGTGATGTCGCTGGCGACCAGCATTGGTCGTGAAATGAACGTCTTCTGTGAAGCGGAAGGTCAGGCTCACCGTCTGAGCTTTAAATCGCCGATCCTGCTTTACTCCGACTTCACACAGTTGACGTCGCAGGATGAATTGCACTATCGCGCCGACACGCTGGATCTGACGTTTGATCCGTCGCAGCAAACGCTGCAACAGACCATCGAAAAACTGTGTGACGAAGCAGAAAGCAAAGTCAGAGACGGTGCTGTGCTGCTGGTGCTGTCCGACCGTGGCATTAGCGAATCTCGCCTGCCAGTCCCTGCGCCAATGGCCGTCGGTGCCGTTCAGCGCCGTCTGGTGGAAAAGAGCCTGCGCTGTGATGCCAACATCATTGTGGAAACTGCCAGTGCACGCGACCCGCACCACTTTGCCGTACTGTTAGGCTTTGGTGCGACGGCTATTTATCCTTACCTCGCTTACGAAACGCTGGCGCGGATGGTGGATAACCACACCATCGACAAACCTTATCGTGCCGTGATGCTGAACTACCGTAACGGCATCAATAAAGGCCTGTACAAGATTATGTCCAAAATGGGCATCTCGACGATTGCGTCTTATCGCTGTTCCAAGCTGTTTGAAGCTGTGGGCCTGCATAAAGACGTGTCGACGCAATGCTTCCTGGGCGTCGTCAGCCGCATCGGCGGGGCAAACTACAGCGACTTCGAACAGGATCTGTTGAACCTGTCTAAGCGTGCCTGGCTGAAGCGCAAAACGCTGGAACAGGGCGGTCTGCTGAAGTTTGTTCACGGCGGCGAATATCATGCCTACAACCCTGATGTCGTCACCACGCTGCAAACCGCAGTAAAAACGGGTGAATACAGCGATTACGAGCAATACGCCAAACTGGTTAACGAGCGCCCAGCGGCGACGTTACGCGACCTGCTGGCGCTGAAACCGCAAGAAGGCGCAGCCATTGCTATCGACAGCGTTGAACCGGCTTCTGAAATGTTCAAACGTTTCGATACCGCGGCCATGTCCATCGGTGCACTCAGCCCTGAAGCGCATGAATCGCTGGCAGAAGCGATGAACGGGCTGGGCGGTTTCTCCAACTCCGGTGAGGGTGGTGAAGATCCCGCGCGTTACGGCACGAATAAAGTGTCCCGTATCAAGCAGGTTGCTTCTGGCCGCTTTGGTGTGACGCCAGCCTATCTGGTTAACGCCGATGTGATTCAGATTAAAGTGGCACAAGGTGCGAAGCCGGGCGAAGGCGGCCAGTTACCGGGTGATAAAGTCACGCCGTACATTGCTCGTCTACGCTATTCCGTGCCGGGTGTAACGCTGATTTCACCACCGCCGCACCACGATATTTACTCTATCGAAGATCTGGCGCAGCTGATTTTCGATCTGAAGCAGGTCAACCCGAAAGCGATGATTTCGGTAAAACTGGTGTCCGAACCGGGCGTCGGTACTATCGCCACGGGCGTTGCCAAGGCTTATGCCGACCTGATCACCATCGCTGGCTACGATGGCGGCACAGGTGCCAGCCCACTGTCCTCCGTGAAATACGCGGGCTGCCCATGGGAACTCGGTCTGGTTGAAACGCAGCAGGCACTGGTGTCCAACGGTCTGCGTCACAAAATCCGCCTTCAGGTGGACGGTGGCTTGAAAACCGGTCTGGATATCGTCAAAGCGGCAATTCTGGGTGCAGAAAGCTTCGGCTTCGGCACCGGACCAATGGTTGCGCTGGGCTGTAAATACCTGCGTATCTGTCACCTGAATAACTGTGCAACCGGTGTTGCAACGCAGGATGAGAAGCTGCGCCGCGATCACTACCACGGTCTGCCTGAGCGTGTAACCAACTACTTCCACTTCATCGCGCATGAAACCCGCGTGCTGATGGCAGAACTGGGCGTTAGCCGTCTGGTGGATCTGATTGGTCGTACCGACTTGCTGGTTGAGCTGGACGGTTTCAGTGCGAAACAGAACAAGCTGGATCTGTCACCGCTGCTGCACGCGGCACAGCCTCAGCCGGGCAAAGCGCTGTACTGCACTGAAAGCAATCTGTCGTTCGATAAAGGCTTGTTGAACAAAGAGCTGCTGGCACAGGCACAGTCGCACATCGATGCGAAACAGGGTAAAGCGCTCTACTTCGATATCCGCAACACCGATCGTTCTGTTGGCGCGACGCTGTCCGGTGCAATTGCCGAGAAACATGGCGATCAAGGGCTGGCAGGCGATCCAATTAAAGCGCACTTCTCCGGTACCGCAGGACAGAGCTTTGGCGTCTGGAACGCCGGCGGTGTGGAACTGAAATTAACCGGTGATGCCAACGACTACGTGGGCAAAGGCATGGCGGGCGGCAGTATCTCCGTGCGTCCTCCAGTCGGTTCTGCCTTCCGCAGCCACGAAGCCAGCATCATCGGTAACACCTGCCTCTACGGCGCTACCGGCGGTAAGCTGTTTGCCGCGGGCCGTGCAGGTGAGCGTTTCGCCGTACGTAACTCCGGCTGTATCACCGTGGTAGAAGGCATCGGCGATAACGGCTGTGAATACATGACAGGCGGGATCGTCTGCGTACTGGGTCGTACCGGCGTGAACTTTGGCGCAGGAATGACCGGTGGATTCGCCTACGTGCTGGATGAAGACGGTGAATTCCGCAAACGCGTTAACCCGGAACTGGTGGAAGTGCTGGATGTCGAAGAACTGGCTATCCATGAAGAACATCTTCGTGGCCTGATCACCGAGCATGTACAGAATACCGGTTCACACCGCGGAGAAGAGATCCTCGCTAACTGGCCGACCTGGGCACCGAAGTTTGCTCTGGTGAAACCGAAGTCAAGTGATGTGAAGGCATTGTTGGGTCACCGTAGTCGTTCCGCAGCCGAGCTGCGGGTTCAGGCGCAGTAA
- a CDS encoding TIGR01212 family radical SAM protein (This family includes YhcC from E. coli K-12, an uncharacterized radical SAM protein.), protein MQLQKLINMFGGNLQRRYGEKIHKLTLHGGFNCPNRDGTLGRGGCTFCNVASFADEQMQQRSIAQQLEAQAGKVNRAKRYLAYFQAYTSTYAEVQVLESMYQEALKQAEMVGLCVGTRPDCVPDAVLDLLSRYHDQGYEVWLELGLQSACDKTLHRINRGHDFACYQETTRRARERGLKVCSHLIVGLPGEDAQCCLSTLEQVVETGVEGIKLHPLHIVEGSTMAKAWRVGRLPELALDRYVETAGEMIRHTPPDVIYHRISASARRPTLLAPLWCENRWTGMVELDRYLQTHGVQGSALGAPYRYDGV, encoded by the coding sequence ATGCAATTGCAAAAATTAATCAATATGTTTGGCGGAAATCTTCAACGCCGCTATGGCGAGAAGATCCACAAGCTGACACTGCACGGCGGGTTTAATTGTCCCAACCGTGATGGCACGCTGGGGCGGGGCGGTTGTACGTTCTGTAATGTCGCTTCGTTTGCCGATGAGCAGATGCAACAACGCAGTATTGCGCAGCAGCTGGAAGCACAGGCGGGAAAGGTGAATCGGGCCAAGCGCTATCTGGCCTATTTTCAGGCTTATACCAGTACTTATGCCGAAGTTCAGGTACTGGAGAGTATGTATCAGGAAGCGTTGAAGCAGGCTGAGATGGTGGGGCTTTGCGTGGGGACGCGCCCCGACTGTGTGCCAGATGCCGTACTGGATTTATTGTCCCGCTATCACGACCAGGGTTATGAAGTTTGGCTGGAACTCGGGTTGCAAAGTGCCTGTGACAAAACGCTACACCGTATTAATCGTGGGCATGACTTTGCCTGCTATCAGGAAACCACCCGCCGCGCGCGTGAGCGCGGCTTGAAGGTGTGTAGTCATCTGATTGTCGGTTTACCGGGAGAAGACGCCCAGTGCTGCCTATCGACGCTGGAGCAGGTCGTTGAGACCGGGGTGGAAGGCATTAAGCTTCATCCTCTCCATATCGTAGAAGGCAGCACGATGGCGAAGGCCTGGCGCGTCGGAAGGCTGCCCGAATTAGCCTTGGATCGCTACGTGGAAACGGCAGGAGAGATGATTCGCCATACGCCGCCTGACGTGATCTATCACCGCATTTCCGCCAGCGCCAGACGCCCGACCCTGCTGGCCCCGCTCTGGTGTGAAAATCGCTGGACGGGCATGGTAGAGCTGGATCGCTATCTGCAAACACACGGTGTACAGGGTTCCGCACTGGGCGCACCTTACCGGTACGATGGCGTTTGA